ATCCGAATAAATAACCGGCAGGTGGAGAATCCATGAACAAGCCCTACACGGCTATGCCTTCGTTTGCCGGTGCAACCATCAAGCTTGCGGGCGGCGCTTTTGCACTGGCCGCCGCGCTCGCGCTCAGTCCCGCGCACGCGGCCGACGTCTCCAACGGCAAGGCCCTCGCCGACAGCCACAATTGCGCGGCCTGTCACGGCCCGGGCCTGAACAAACCCGTGAGCCCCGAATATCCGAAGCTCGCCGGCCAGCATGCCGACTACATCTACTGGGCGCTGCGCCAGTACCAGATGGGCACGGGCAATCCGCACCTCGGCCGCAACAACCCGATCATGCAGGCGCAGGTGCAGAGCCTTTCGCAGAGCGACATGAAGGATATCGCCGCGTATATCGAATCGCTCGGCGGCGATCTGGTCAACAAGAAGTAAGCGTGAGAGCGGCGCGCCATGCGTGCCGCATCATGCGAAACACCCCGCGAGGGCCTCGTTTTCGGCGAGGCGTTCGCGGGGTGTTTTTATTCGGCTTCGTTGGCTTCAGTCGCGCTTCGTTCGTTCTCAATCGCGTGAAGCGCGGCGCTCGATGCGCATGAGATAGGCGTCCGTATCGGGCGGCGTGTTCGTGCGCTGCGCTTCCCAGATCGTTTCGCCGAGGCATTCCATGATCGCGTGCTGCGCGTCGTGCGTGGAGCCCATGCGTGCGGCGAGCCGGTCGTGCGCCGCGCGGATGCCGGGCGGCTGATCGATCGACAGCTGCTCGCTGATCGCGAGGTGCATCGACAGATGCAGGAACGGATTGCTCTGGCCGCGCTCGGGCGAGTAGTCCTGCGCGGCGGCCGCATCGGCGTCGGCGAGTTCGGCGTGATACTCGGGGTGCTCGACGATCCAGTCGGCGGCGATCGCCTCCAGCGGCGTGAGGATTTCGCCTGCGCGCTGCTTGCGCCAGGTCTCGGTGAAGAAGCGGCGGACTTCGTCGCGGCTGGGATTGAACATCTTGAGTCGATCGAATAGGGGATGCGGCGTCGTGCGACGCCTGGAGCGCTCATTTTACGCCCGGGCGCTCGCGCTCGCGCTCGCTCAGAGCTCCGGCGGCGGCGTTTTCGGCTTGAACTCGCACAGCGGCTCGATCACGCAATGCCAGCATTCGGGGCGGCGCGCCTTGCACACATAGCGCCCGTGCAGGATGAGCCAGTGATGCGCGTCCTGGAGGAACTCGGGCGGCGTGAATTTTTCGAGTGCGGTTTCGACGGCGCGCACGTCCTTGCCGGGCGCGAGCCCCGTTCGGTTCGCAACCCGAAAGATATGCGTGTCGACGGCAATGGTCGGGTGGCCGAACGCCGTGTTGAGCACGACGTTCGCGGTTTTGCGTCCCACGCCGGGCAGGGCTTCGAGCGCCTCGCGCGTTGGCGGCACCTCGCTGCCGTATTGCTCGATGAGAATGCGGCAGGTCGCAATGACGTTTTTGGCCTTGGTGCGATACAGGCCGATCGTCTTGATGTAGTCGGCGACGCCTTCTTCGCCGAGCGCAAGCACCGTTTCCGGCGTGTTGGCGACCGGAAACATCCGGCGCATGGCTTTGTTCACCGAAACGTCGGTGGCCTGCGCGGAGAGCATCACGGCGATCAGGAGTTCGAACGGCGTGCTGAACTCCAGCTCGGTAGTCGGATGCGGATTGAGGCTTTGCAGCGTTTCGTAGATGGCGCGGCGCTTGGTGGCGTTCATGCTCGTTGTGCGTGGGGCCTTTTGGCTTGCGGTGTGTTAGCGCGCGGGCTTGTCGTCGTCGGGTGCCGAATCGGATGCATCCGATGCATTCGACTCGATACCGATACGCTTGCGGCGCGCCTCGGCAGCGTCGATCTGCGCCTGCACGTCGGCGCTCACGTGCTCGACGTTGCGCGGTCCCACACCCTGTTCGGCCAGTTCCGCCTTCTTGCGGCGCGCGCGTTCGAGCGCCGCCTGAATGATCGCTTTCTTCTTCGCTTCGGCGTCGTCGGCGGTGGGGCTTGCGGCTTGCGTAGCGGCGTCTTGCTGCGCCTGGGGTTGAGGCGCGCTCGTGGCCGCGCGGCGTGCTGCGGCGCGCGCTTCGGCCGCATTGCGTTCGGCGGCCTGGCGTGCTGCGCGCCGGTCATGCCGCACGCGGGCTTCGTCGGCCTGCTGTTGCGTCCATGCGTCCCAACCGGTCGCTGCACCCGTAACGGGAATCATTGCGATGCAGTCGACCGGGCAGGGCGCGACGCACAGGTCGCAGCCCGTGCACTGATCCTTGACGATGGTGTGCATCTGCTTGGGCGCGCCCACGATCGCGTCGACGGGGCAGGCCTGCATGCACAGCGTGCAGCCGATGCACAGTTGTTCGTCGATGAACGCCACGGGACGTGGACGTTCCACACCGTTGTCCGGATTGATCGGGATGACGGGTTTGCCGAGCAGTTTCGCGAGGCGCTCAACGCCTTCCAGGCCGCCGGGCGGACACTGGTTGTAGTTGGCGATGCCGGCGGCGACGGCTTCGGCATAGGGCCGGCAGCCGTCATAGCCGCACTTCGTGCATTGGGTCTGGGGCAGCAGATCTTCGATGCGATCTGCGAGTGTTTTGGGATCGTTCACGTTCGCTACATCGGGGCGGGGCGGGCGGTGGCGTGACCTTGGGCGCGCAGTTCCGCGTACACGGCCATGCGCAGGGTTACGCAGCAGGCCTGACAGGGCGCACACGCACAGCGCCAAAGCTTGCATTATCGCCGATTTCCCGCATTGCCATCGGCGGGCCATGTGCCATAATCAAAGCGCTTAATGCGAAGCGCTTTGCGGTTGAGGGGGAATCAGTAGACGTAAAGCGCGACGCACGAAGCAACAGGGGGAAGAACGATGTCGGCTCGCAACGACATCAAACAAACAAGAAGGAACGCAAGACCGTAGGTCGGAGGGTGTCTGTCCATTAACCTGGCGCGCCCCGCACAACGTTTGTCGATCCCAGGGCTAGGAGAGGCCCGGCGTGGTACTGCCCGACAACGTAAACCGGACAACGCGGCTTAACGAGATCCTGCCACCATGAATCAGCCAAAAATCAAAAGAGATCCTGAAGGCACCCGCCGCCGCATTCTGCTCGCCGCGGCGGAAGAATTCGCCAATGGCGGCCTGTTCGGCGCACGCGTCGACCAGATCGCGCGGCGCGCGGAAACCAATGAGCGCATGCTCTATTACTACTTCGGCAGCAAAGAGCAACTGTTCACGGCAGTCCTCGAACACGCCTTCGGCG
The Paraburkholderia acidiphila genome window above contains:
- the nth gene encoding endonuclease III; this encodes MNATKRRAIYETLQSLNPHPTTELEFSTPFELLIAVMLSAQATDVSVNKAMRRMFPVANTPETVLALGEEGVADYIKTIGLYRTKAKNVIATCRILIEQYGSEVPPTREALEALPGVGRKTANVVLNTAFGHPTIAVDTHIFRVANRTGLAPGKDVRAVETALEKFTPPEFLQDAHHWLILHGRYVCKARRPECWHCVIEPLCEFKPKTPPPEL
- a CDS encoding DUF1841 family protein translates to MFNPSRDEVRRFFTETWRKQRAGEILTPLEAIAADWIVEHPEYHAELADADAAAAQDYSPERGQSNPFLHLSMHLAISEQLSIDQPPGIRAAHDRLAARMGSTHDAQHAIMECLGETIWEAQRTNTPPDTDAYLMRIERRASRD
- the rsxB gene encoding electron transport complex subunit RsxB gives rise to the protein MNDPKTLADRIEDLLPQTQCTKCGYDGCRPYAEAVAAGIANYNQCPPGGLEGVERLAKLLGKPVIPINPDNGVERPRPVAFIDEQLCIGCTLCMQACPVDAIVGAPKQMHTIVKDQCTGCDLCVAPCPVDCIAMIPVTGAATGWDAWTQQQADEARVRHDRRAARQAAERNAAEARAAARRAATSAPQPQAQQDAATQAASPTADDAEAKKKAIIQAALERARRKKAELAEQGVGPRNVEHVSADVQAQIDAAEARRKRIGIESNASDASDSAPDDDKPAR
- a CDS encoding c-type cytochrome; this encodes MNKPYTAMPSFAGATIKLAGGAFALAAALALSPAHAADVSNGKALADSHNCAACHGPGLNKPVSPEYPKLAGQHADYIYWALRQYQMGTGNPHLGRNNPIMQAQVQSLSQSDMKDIAAYIESLGGDLVNKK